In Bos mutus isolate GX-2022 chromosome 10, NWIPB_WYAK_1.1, whole genome shotgun sequence, a single window of DNA contains:
- the GPR176 gene encoding G-protein coupled receptor 176 isoform X2 — protein sequence MVLWSTCRTTVFKSVTNRFIKNLACSGICASLVCVPFDIILSTSPHCCWWIYTMLFCRVVKFLHKVFCSVTILSFPAIALDRYYSVLYPLERKISDAKSRELVIYIWAHAVVASVPVFAVTNVADIYAMSTCTEVWSNSLGHLVYVLVYNITTVIVPVAVVFFFLILIRRALSASQKKKVIIAALRTPQNTISIPYASQREAELHAMLLSMVMVFILCSVPYATLVIYQTVLNVPNTSIFLLLTAIWLPKVSLLANPVLFLTVNKSVRKCLVGTLVQLHHRYSRRNVVGTGSGMADASLEPSMRSGSQLLEMFHIGQQQIFKPTEDEEESEAKYPGSGALQAKELLPTCLEAELRPQFATPTPPPGTVDSISQVAPAVSVESETFPDKYSLQFGFGPFELPPQWLSETRNSKKRLLPPLGNTPEELIQTKMPKVGRVERKMSRNNKVSIFPKVDS from the exons ATGGTGTTATGGTCGACTTGCCGCACAACCGTGTTCAAATCTGTCACCAACAGGTTCATTAAAAACCTGGCCTGCTCGGGGATTTGTGCCAGCCTGGTCTGCGTGCCCTTCGACATCATCCTCAGCACCAGTCCTCACTGTTGCTGGTGGATCTACACCATGCTCTTCTGCAGGGTCGTCAAGTTTTTGCACAAAGTCTTCTGCTCTGTGACTATCCTCAGCTTCCCTGCCATTGCCTTGGACAG GTACTACTCAGTCCTCTATCCACTGGAGAGAAAAATATCTGACGCCAAGTCCCGAGAACTAGTGATATACATCTGGGCCCATGCAGTGGTGGCCAGTGTCCCTGTGTTTGCAGTGACCAATGTGGCCGACATCTACGCCATGTCAACCTGCACGGAAGTCTGGAGCAACTCTTTGGGCCACCTGGTTTACGTTCTGGTCTACAACATCACCACAGTCATCGTGCCTGTGGCTGTGgtgttcttctttttaatactgaTACGCCGGGCCCTGAGTGCCAGCCAGAAGAAGAAGGTCATCATAGCAGCACTGCGGACCCCACAGAACACCATCTCTATCCCCTATGCCTCCCAGCGGGAGGCTGAGCTGCATgccatgctgctgtccatggtgaTGGTCTTCATCTTATGCAGCGTGCCCTATGCCACACTGGTCATCTACCAGACAGTGCTTAATGTCCCCAACACTTCCATCTTCTTGCTGCTTACGGCCATTTGGCTGCCCAAAGTGTCTCTGCTGGCGAACCCTGTGCTTTTTCTTACTGTGAACAAATCTGTCCGCAAGTGCTTGGTAGGGACCTTGGTCCAACTGCACCACCGCTACAGCCGCCGAAACGTGGTGGGCACAGGGAGTGGGATGGCTGATGCCAGCCTGGAGCCCAGCATGCGCTCAGGCAGCCAACTCCTGGAGATGTTCCACATTGGGCAGCAGCAGATCTTCAAGCCCACGGAGGATGAGGAAGAGAGCGAAGCCAAGTACCCAGGCTCAGGGGCTCTCCAGGCCAAGGAGCTACTTCCCACCTGCCTGGAGGCAGAGCTGCGACCACAGTTTGCAACTCCCACACCACCCCCAGGCACCGTGGACTCTATCTCCCAGGTAGCACCAGCAGTGTCTGTGGAATCTGAGACATTTCCCGACAAGTATTCCCTGCAGTTTGGCTTTGGGCCTTTTGAGTTGCCTCCCCAGTGGCTCTCAGAGACCCGAAACAGCAAGAAGAGGCTGCTTCCTCCCTTGGGTAACACCCCAGAAGAGCTGATCCAGACAAAGATGCCCAAGGTAGGCAGGGTAGAGCGGAAGATGAGCAGAAACAATAAAGTGAGCATCTTCCCAAAGGTGGATTCCTAG